AATGCAAAAGTAACAGGCGGTACCATAGAATTTTCCTATCATCATGCGGATGGAACGCCGCAGACGGTAGACATTTTAACAAAAGATAAAAAGTGGATCAGACGCCATATCAATGGAAAAAGAATTGCCATGGTATTCCAGGATCCGATGACAAGTCTTGATCCGACCATGACGATCGGAAAACAGATCATGGAAGGTATGATCTGGCATTTTAAGACACCGAAGAAAGAAGCCTGGGATAAGGCAGTAGAACTTTTAAAAGAGGTTGGCATCGAGGATGCAGAAAAACGTATGAAAAACTATCCGCATCAGCTCTCCGGTGGTATGAGACAGCGTGTGGTCATTGCCATCGCGCTTGCCTGTAACCCGGATCTTCTGATCTGTGATGAGCCGACGACTGCACTGGATGTTACGATTCAGGCAAAGATCATCGAGCTGATCCGCAGAGTACAGAAAGAGAGAGGCATTTCCGTTATTTACATCACACATGACCTCGGCGTGGTTGCCAAAGTTGCAGATTACGTCAATGTCATGTATGCCGGAAAAATCGTCGAGAAAGGTACGATCAATGAGATATTCTATGATCCGAAGCATCCGTATACATGGGGACTGCTCTCCGCAATGCCTGATCTTGATACCGCGGACGAGAGGCTTTACACGATCCCTGGTTCGCCGCCAAACCTGTTAAACGAGAAACCGGGCGATGCGTTTGCACCGCGTAACCAGTTTGCGCTTGAGATCGATGACAAGGCTGAGCCGCCAATGTTCCAGATCACAGATACGCATTATGCGGCAACCTGGCTGTTAGATCCGCGGGCACCGAAGGCAGAGATGCCGCTTGAATTAAAAGAGCGTATTGCGCGAATGAAGAAGGAGGCTAAGATCGATGACGGTGAATGAAAACAGTAAGCCTCTTCTTACCGTGAAAGGCTTGAAACAATATTTTAAGGTAAGTAATACATATACCGTGCATGCGGTAGAAAACGTAAGTTTCCAGATCTATCCGGGTGAGACATATGGTCTGGTAGGGGAATCCGGTTCCGGAAAATCAACGATCGGAAGAAGTATCATAAGACTATATGATCCGACTGCCGGGGAGATCAATTTTAACGGAATGGACATCAGCGGAAAGATCAATAAGGCAAACAGCCAGGCACTGCGCACACAGATGCAGATGATCTTCCAGGACCCGATGGCATCTTTAAATCCAAGAAAAAAAGTGCGCGACATCATTGGCGAGGGCTTAGATATCCATCACATGTACAAGACACGCGCGGAGCGTGAGGAAAAGATCAAAAATATTCTGGCAAAGGTTGGACTTGCGCCGGAGCATGCGGGCCGTTATCCGCATCAGTTTTCCGGTGGACAGAGACAGCGTGTCGGAATTGCGAGAGCGCTGATCATGAACCCGAAACTGATCATTGCAGATGAGTGTATCTCTGCGCTGGACGTTTCCATTCAGGCACAGGTTGTAAACCTGATGAAGGATATCCAGCAGGAGACCGGAACTGCTTATCTGTTTATCGCACATGACCTTTCCATGGTCAAATATATTTCGGATCGCATCGGGGTACTTCATCTGGGACATCTTTTAGAGACCGGAACAACGGAGGAAATCTTTGAGAATCCAATCCACCCATATACGAAGAGCCTTCTTTCTGCGATACCTGCACCGAATCCGGTCGTGGAAAAGAATCGTGTGGCATTGAGCTACGATTACAAGACTTCCGGCATTGATTACAATAAAGGAACGGATCATCTGGTGTCCGGGACACATTATGTGAAATGTACGGATGAAGAATTTAAGAAATGGACAGAATAATATAATAGGAAACCATCACAAACCGGGAGCCGGGGTGTGGTGGTTTCCTTTTTTGGTAAAAGTGCTGAATTTTTTGGGGATGGGAGTACTGAATATTATGTGAAAAATAGAATATAAAATTTAAACCGAAACCTTATTGACTTTGAAAATGGATTTTGGTATATAAGAGTAAAAATTCAAAAAATTCAAAGAGAAAGGAAATAACAATCTATGTTGTCACAAAAGAGTACAATGAAAAACAAATTGGAAAATATGCGTTTGAAGGAAAGGATAAACTATGGCTACAGAAAAGTCATTATTATGATGTTGATTTCGGGGCTGTTTTCTATCGTGGTCATAGGTGTGTTATTTGCTAATATGTTACATTATATAGATGATGTCAATGCTGCGGATCAGGCGGTAAAAATCTGCAGGATCAATGTGAATGCGTCAGCGAGAAATATCAGGGAAATGGCATTAAATAATGATACATCTGCTTATGACAGTTATGAGCAGACTGTAAAAAAGCAGCTTACAGAAGTGGATTCGCAGCTGGAAATATTAAAGAAAACCAAAGTCTTACCGGATGAGGAATATAATGAGTATGCATCTGCTCTTTCTGATTGGGGAAACATTGGTTATTCGATTATAGAAGAAATTAAAAATGGCGAAAAAGAGAAAGCGATTGATGAAATTTTTAATAGTTGTACACCTGCATTAAATAAACTTGTGGAAATTGCCATAAGATTAGATGAGATCACAGATGAAGTAAGTGAGCAGTCTGCAAGAACTACAATTATTTTTGCTGTTGCAGGAATTGTGTGTATTATTATCTGTCTGGTTTATGCATGCACACTGGCTAAGGTAACAAGTAAAAAGGTACTTGAAACAATTCTGGATCCGTTACGTGCAGTGGAAGACGTTGCAAAGGAACTGACAGAAGGAAATTTACACAGTACGCTGGAATATCATTCGGAGGATGAGATTGGAAGACTGGCGCACAGTATGCGCAAATCAATTCGTATTTTGGGAACTTATGTAGATGATATTGATCGTGCAATGAAACTGTTCTCAGAAGGAAATTTTGATGTTCAGCCGGAAGTAGAGTGGAAGGGAGATTTTGTCGGTATTTTAAATTCTTTCATGTCATTTGAGAAGAGTATGGCAGAAACGATCAAAGGAATTAAAAATGTTTCGAGTGAGGTTTCAAGTGCAGCAGACCAGGTGGCATCAAGTTCCAATGATCTTGCAGATGGAGCTACGAATCAGGCAGCGGTTGTAGAAGAACTGACGGCTACAGTTGCCGGAGTTTCTGAACAGGTAGAAAAAAATTCACAATCTGCAAAAGCAATCAGTGGAAGAGTGGATGAACTTGGAAATGCCATTTCAGACAGCAATGGTAAGATGCATGAAATGGTTGCTTCTATGCATGAGATTAATGAGGCATCAAAAGAGATTGATAAGATTATTGCAACAATTAATGAAATTGCTTCCCAGACAAATCTGCTGGCGTTGAATGCTTCTATTGAAGCGGCAAGGGCCGGAGAGGCAGGAAAAGGATTTGCAGTTGTAGCGAATCAGGTAAATTTATTAGCTGAACAGAGTGCCCAGGCGGCAAAAGAATCAGCATCACTGATCGAAACATCTGTGAATGCGGTAGAAAAAGGTATGATAATTGCGGAAGAGACTGCGGCACAGCTGGAGGAGGTAGCAGAGAACTCTAAGCAGATTACGGAAGAAGTTACACATATTGCGGATACATTAGAGACACAGACAACAGAAATCCAGCAGATCAATGAGGGAATTGAGCAGATCAATGATGTTGTGCAGACAAATTCTGCAACATCTGAGGAGTGTGCGGCTGCCAGTCAGGAGATGAGCAGTGAGGCAGAGAGTCTGCAGGGAATGATCCAGAAATTTAAAGTTCCGGAAATTGAAAATTTAACAGAATAAAAATATCAGACATAAAATGGAGTGCACTTTATTTGTAAAAAATGAGTGGTATAAACGGTAGACAAGATCCGTGGCTTATGCTGCGGATCTTTTTTTTGTTTATTGCATGAAAGAGACAATCTATAGTATGATAGAGAAAGTACAAACTAAGGATGGAAAAGGTATATACTATGATAGTCTCGGTTATTGAAAAGGTCTACGCATTTTTATGGGGAGATCTGATTACGATCCCTTTGCCGCAGGAAAGCAGCATAGGTATTTCTTTACTTGTAATTCTTCTGATTCCGACAGGAATCTATTTTACGATCCGCACAAGATTTTTGCCGGTCAGGCTTTTCCCGGATATGATAAAAGCACTTATGGCAAAAAAGGAAAATAAGGACAGTCTTTCCACATTCCAGACGCTGATCGTATCGACGGCTACCAGAGTCGGCATGGGAAATCTGGTAGGCGTTGTAGCGGCAATCTCAGCAGGCGGTGCCGGTGCTGTGTTCTGGATGTGGGTGACAGCGCTGATCGGTTCCTCGACCGCATTTGTGGAGGGGACGCTCGCACAGTTACACAAGGAGAAAGATCCTTTGTATGGCGGATATCGCGGAGGTCCCGCATATTATATCCATCATTTCTGTGAAGAAAAATTAAAAAAGAAGAAAAAGCATGTGCTGATCGCGGTACTTTTTGCAATTTCAGGACTGATCTGTTGGTGCGGCATCAGCCAGGTTATCAGTAACTCCGTGGCATCATCCTTTGAAAATGCATTTGGCATTCCGCCACTCTACACAACAATCGTACTGGTTGCGATTGCGGCGGTGATCGTCCTTCGGAAAAATGCGACGGTAAAAGTGCTTGACGTGGTCGTGCCGGTTATGGCGGTCTGCTATTTTGTAATTACAATATTTATTATCCTGAAAAATATTGGTAGCATTCCGGCGGTTTTTGGTCGGATTTTTGAGGAAGCGTTTGGACTCAGGCAGGCAGTCTCCGGCGGCTTCGGCGCTGTCCTTATGAATGGCGTAAAAAGGGGATTGTTTTCAAATGAAGCCGGTTCCGGCTCTGCACCATGTGCTGCCGCAGCAGCCGAATGTGAGACGCCGGTCAGCGCCGGACTGACACAGGCACTTGGTGTATTTATTGATACGATCGTGATCTGCAGCTGTACTGCAATGATCATGCTTACAGCACCGGAAAATGTCGTGGCGGGAAAAGAGGGCATGGATCTGCTTCAATCGGCAATGCGCTATCATCTGGGTGAATTTGGCGTGATATTCATCGCCGTGACACTGTTTTTATTCAGTTTTTCCACATTCTTAGGTATTCTGTTTTATGCCAGAAGCAATGTTGCTTATCTGTTTGGTGACAAATGGATCTGGCAGACATTGTATAAGATACTTGCCTTGGTTATGCTTTTTATTGGAGGAATTGCAGCATATACTTTTGTATGGGATCTTGGCGATGTAGGAATCGGACTGATGACCATTTTTAATACAGGAATCCTGTATCTGCTTGGCGGACAGGCACTTGCGGCATTAAAAGAATTTGAATCCTCAAAATAATAAATGTATCATATCATTTAAAATCCACCTTAATAACAATAAAAAACCAGAAATGGAGTAAAAAATATGAAAAGAGAATCCTTCAAATCCCGCCTGGGCTTTCTACTCGTGAGCGCCGGATGCGCTATTGGAATTGGAAACGTCTGGCGATTCCCCTATGTGGCTGGACAAAACGGCGGTGGCATCTTCGTCCTGTTTTACCTGATCTTTTTAATAGCAATGGGACTTCCGGTGCTCACCATGGAACTTGCCGTGGGGCGCGCCAGCAGAAAAAGCGCAGTGTTAGGTTATAAAGCACTTGAAAAAGAAGGCAGTAAGTGGCATATTCACGGCTGGATCGCAATGTTTGGCTGCTATATGCTGATGATGTATTACACGACAGTCTCTGGCTGGATGGTATCTTATTTTTTCAAATTTTTAAAAGGTGAATTTCTGACCGGAATGACAGCGGATGACACGGCAGCAGCATTTGGAAATCTTCTTGCAGATCCCTTGCAGATGGCATTCTGGATGATCCTTACGGTAGTACTCGGATTTTTTGTGTGCAGCAGGGGATTGCAGAATGGACTGGAAAAAATAAGCAAGTTTATGATGAGTGCATTGTTAATTTTGATCGTTGTTCTTGCGGTGCATAGTATCACATTGCAGGGGGCAGCTGAGGGTGTGAAATTTTATCTTGTACCGGATCTGGATACAGTTGCAGAGACAGGACTTAAAAATGTGATCACAGCGGCTATGAACCAGGCATTTTTCACCTTAAGTCTTGGTGTTGCGGCAATGGAGATCTTTGGAAGTTATATGGGAAAAGAACATTCACTTGCCGGTGAGGGAGCACAGATCTGTGGACTTGACACTTTTGTTGCGATCATGTCAGGACTGATCATTTTCCCGGCATGCTTCAGCTATGGTGTGGAAGTGGATGCCGGTCCCAGCCTGATCTTTATCACGCTTCCAAATGTATTTGTCAATATGGCGGGTGGACGTATCTGGGGATGTCTGTTTTTCCTGTTTATGACGTTTGCCAGCTTTTCAACAGTCATGGCGGTATTTGAAAACATCATGTCATTTTGTATGGACATGTTTCAATGGAGCAGAAAGAAAGCTGCGTTCATCAACGCAGTGATCATTTTAATCGCAAGTATTCCGTGCGTATTAGGCTATAATGTGTGGAGCAGCCTGCATCTGATAGGCAGCCGCAATGTACTTGACAGTGAGGATTTTATTGTCAGCAATCTGCTTTTGCCGATCGGTTCACTGATCTATCTGCTGTTTAGCGTAACGAAGTGGGGATGGGGATTTGACAAATATATCGACGAAGCAAACACGGGAGAGGGACTTAAGATCCCCAAAAAATTAAAACCGTATTTTCAGTTTATATTGCCGCTGCTGATTCTGTTTATCCTGATTCAGGGGCTTGTGTAAAAAAGGAAAGCAATTAAGAGAAAAATAGTGAAAGAATAGTGAAAAATAGTGTAAAAATAGTGTAAATTTAATGGAATAAATTACGGAAATCTGGTATAATAGAATGATGCAGGAGGGAGCAAAATGATCCATGTTACACTTACGAACAATATTCTAAAGAGGATATCACAGATTGATAAAAATAAATTCTCAATGGGCAATGTTCATATACCGAGTATTACCGCAAATAAGTTAAGAAAAAATTCCAAGAAGAAAAGTTCCTATGCATCCAATAAAATAGAGGGAAATCCGCTCACAGAGGGACAGGCAGATGCCGCAATCGAAAGTGATCCGCACAGACATTTCTTAAAGCCGGAGCAGGAAGTAAGGAATTACTTCATGGCATTGTGTCTTTTAGAAAAGAAGGTAAAAGATAAAGTCCCGTTTTCTAAGGAATTGATTCTGGAGATTCAGGCGTTAGTGGAAAAAGGAGCATCTAAGGAAAAAATTGGGCTGAGGGGAGCCATGCCGCCGGGATTTTTGTTTGCAGTGTATGATTCGGAGACGGGAAATGCCGATTATATACCGCCGGAATATATTGATATCCCAGAACTTTTGGATGAATTGGTCAATTATGTGAATACAACAGACGATCATCCGCTGATCGTTGCTGCAGTTGTCCATTATCAACTGGTGACGATCCATCCGTTCGAAGACGGAAACGGAAGAACGGCAAGACTGATGTCCGGGTATATATTAGACCTGAATGGATATGGGTTTTATGGGATCGGTTCTTTAGAAGAGTATTTTGCATATGATGCCGAAGAGTATTACCGATCCTTGCAGATGGGACTTCCGGCACTGTATTATTCCGGGAGGGATAATCCGCCGCATCCGGAGATATGGGTAGATTATTTCCTGCGCATGATGGAATTATATTCCGCGAAAGTATGCGAGTTGTCCAGGGAATCCAGTGAGGAGGATCTGCTTGTCGGATTGTCTTATCTGAATGCGAAGGAGAAAGAGCTGTTGGTATTTCTGATAAAAAAACATTTGTATGAATTTGCGCCGATTGATGTCAGCAAGTTGGTGGGAGTGACCAGTAAAACGATCATAAACAGGTGTGCAAAACTCTCGGCAAATGGTTTTTTAGTGCCGGTGATCGTGAAGGAGAGAATACGCTCATACAGACTGAGCGATTTTACGAGAATGAATGAGAAAAAGATATTAAATCAGTTAAAATAGCTATTATGATATGGAGATTTGTGCCCCGGCACAAACTGGATATGTGCAAAAAACAGCGCAGGAATGGGGATTAAAATGATCAATCGCGACGACATGCTAGAACTCACCAGACGAATGACGCCCGCACGGGCATCCATAGACCGGATCGCAGGCGCATATTTTGATGAAGAGGGATATGTGGATGGAACATTCAATACGCATTTCTTAAAATTGTCTGCATCCGAAAGAGCCAAAAACTTAGAACTTGCAAAGACGGTGCTGATCTCAAAAACCAATGAACAGATAAAAGAATACAGGATTCCGGACGAAAAAAGAAAGCCGGGGAGTATCTGGCAATTATTTGAGGGAATCAAAGAGACCGGATTTTTGTATCCTGCATTTAAGGATCACAGCACAGATTGGTCAAGCAGCCATAGCACCATTGATACAGTCTGCCTTTGTCTTGGCTTCTCTGAAGATGTTTTGAGACTTCTCGTTCTCCAGAATGTCCAGCATGTCTTCCTGACATTTGAAAATCTTCATGATCTCCTCTAAAGTATCCTGTAATTCGTTCATATAACATCCGTCCTTTCTCCATAATGGTTTTCTGTAATTCCTTCACCGTAAGAAGCCATCTTCCTTTTAATTCATTCAGCCCGTGCCAGCGAACGCAGAATATGGCAACAGATAACTGATATCTTTGCAGAGTGCAGCATTGATTATGATAGAGATTCTGATACTGCATATCATTTTTATGCCACCATACAGAATAAATTCCACTATGCCATTACCGGTAAGACTGCGGCTGAAATTGTGTATAATCAGGCAGACCACACCAAGGAGAATATGGGCTTGCGGGAACTGAAATTGAAGGAAAAACCATAGGAATTATTGGCTGTGGACAGATTGGGTTCAAGACAGCAAAACTGTTTCTGGCATTTGGTGCCAAGGTACTTGCATATGCGCGTCATGAACGAGAGAAAGTAAAAGAACTTGGAATTAAATATGTCGATTTGGATACATTGCTGTCAGAAAGTGACATTATCTCTGTGCATACTCCGGCAAATGCAGAGACCAATGGATTAATCAGTGCGGAGAAAATTGCTAAGATGAAGCCATCAGCAATATTAATCAACTGTGCAAGAGGTCCGATTGTAGATAATCAGGCTCTCGCAAAAGCACTTAATGAGGATAAGCTTGCAGGTATCATACGTGCCGATGGAAGTCCTAAAAGTATAGTTTGATTGGTATGTTGATAGGCTGCATCGCAAACATTATCCTTGATCCGATATTTATCTTTGTTTTTCACTGGGGATAAAAGGTGCTGCATGGGCTACTAACATAGGACAGATTTTAACGTTCATCATCTATTTTGTATATATTTGGAAATTTAAGAGTGTTAAGCTCCACAAAGAGAGTTTTGCTTTGTCGTCAAAAATCCTGAAGAAAATTGTGGGACTTTCTACTGGTGCACAGCCCATCTGGGACTATAATTACGGCAGTAATCGTTGCTGCTTTCTGTGTTTTTCAATTCGCACCTATGAGCATTGTCCGCCTGTTTGGAACCGAATCTGATTTGTACAGTATTGAAGGCTGTGCTAATCTGATTTATAATGTGTTGCAATAATAGCAAAATGTAATATAAGTAATTGTTTAGCAGGTTTCTATAGCCGTAATCCTTTAATATCTTTAATACGTGATAAGATCGTATTGCAGCTGCAGCTGATAACGCCGGGAAGTGTATCAATGACTGTGTGCAGGAAGCGTTCCATTTCATCACTTGATGAGGCAACGGCATGTACATGCAGTTTGTCTCTTCCTGTGACACGGTAAATCTGCGTGACGGTATCATTATTATGTAATATATCTGTCACCTGCGACAGATGGTCTGGTTTTGTCTCAATTTCAAAATAGCATGAAACAGCACCGCTGATCTTTTGAGGGTTTATTATAGTTGTATATTCTTCAATTATGCCTTTTTTCTCCAGAGCCTGAATCCGGGCTTTTATTGCCACTCTGGAAATACCGGTTTCTTTACCGATATCAGAGTAAGAAATACGTGCATTTTCTATAAGCAACTGGATGATCTTCTGATCCAGTTCATCTAAACCGTTCAGGTACATAAGTGTCCCTCCTGTAAAATAATATCCTTCGGATAGTAATTTTTCTTAAATATCATATCATTTATGTTACTGAAAGTAAACGTTGGCTTGACTTGGCAGCTGTAAATACATATAATTATTTCGTAACGTAATTTAAAACTTGCGTTTTGAATGCATGGAATAAATTCTGGCGAAGGAGAATAAGTGAAATTATAAAGGCTGTGGAGGAATATGATAATGTCAAAAGATGAATATTTGATCACAGATACGCCTCTTAAAGCGTTGACGGTTTTTGCAATGCCAATGATTTTGGGCAGCTTTTTTCAACAAATATACAATATGGCTGACTCTATCATCGTCGGTCAATTTGTTGGCTCTTCTGCACTTGCAGCTGTCGGGGCCTGCGCAGCGCTGACCAATGTTTTCATTTGTGTGGCACTGGGGGCAGGTGTCGGTGCCGGTGTGCTCGTAAGCCGCTATTTCGGTGCCAGGGAGTATGGAAAAATGAAGACCATCGTGTCAACGTCCTTGTTTAGCTTCTTAATTCTAAGCATAGTCCTTGGTGTTTTTGGCTTTTGCTTTTCCCACTCGATGATGAGGGTATTACAAACCCCTGGCGATATACTGAATGATGCAGTGTTATATCTGCGGGTCTATTTTGTGGGCTTTCCGTTTCTGTTTATGTATAACATTCTTTCCAACATGTTCACTTCAATTGGTGAATCAAAAATCCCACTGGGACTTCTGGTATTCTCGTCAATCTTAAATATTTTTATGGATCTTTGGATGGTGGCCGGACTTGGGCTCGGGGTGTTTGGGGCAGCCCTTGCGACTCTTATAGCACAGGGGATTTCTGCGGTGTTTTCACTTTTTCTTTTCCTTAGCCGGATGCGTCGATATAAAAGTCGATTTGATTGGTTTGACAGGAAGGAGTTATATTCCATGCTTCAAATTGCTGTACCTTCGGTTCTTCAGCAATCTACAGTGTCTATCGGTATGATGATCGTACAGGCTGTTGTAAACCCTTTCGGTACACAGGCACTTGCGGGGTATGCGGCGACGATGCGGGTAGAGAATGTTTTTTCATTGATTTTTGTATCCATTGGCAATGCGGTTTCCCCATATGTTTCCCAGAATCTTGGTGCAAAGAAAATTGAACGGATCAAAAAAGGATATCACGCTGCACTGGTGTTAGATGTATGTTTTGCAGTTCTTGCTTTTATAGTCATTGAAACCTTGCATACTCAGATTTCCTCGCTATTCCTTGGTAAAGATGGAACTGCCCTGGCTTATCAAGTATCCGAGGGTTATATGAGATGGCTCGGTTACTTCTTCATCTTTATGGGAATCAAAATGGCAACTGATGGGGTTCTTCGTGGCATTGGAATCATGCGCCCGTTCCTTATTGCAAATATGGTAAACCTGGCGATACGCCTGTCGGTTGCTTTGATTTGCGCACCGCGTTTTGGCATTGCATTTGTCTGGCTTGCTGTACCGGCTGGTTGGTTTGCAAACTTTTTAATATCCTATATGGCTCTTCGGAGATCATGGCCGACTGATAAAGAAGTGCAATCCCGATAGACTAAAGTAATTCAAAAGGAGGAATTTATAGTATGAACGATAAATGTGTGGTATTGAATGCAAAGAAAATGAATTTTGATGGGAAACTGGATTTTTCCGTTTTATCTTCTGATGTTACAGTATATGATGATACAACAGAACAGCAGCTGTCAGAGCGTATTCAGGGTGCAGATGTCATTGTAACAAAGGAGATGCCTGTAAGTGCAGAAATGATACAGAAATTCCCGGAATCTGTTAAACTGATCTGCGAGGCAGGTACAGGATATAATAATATTGATCTTGAAGCAGCACGGAAGAAGGGGATTACAGTCTGCAATATCCCGGCATACAGCACAGAACGTGTGGCACATACTGCGATCATGATGATATTGAATCTGAGTTCTGCAATGCAGGCACAGATGAAAATGCTGGCATGCGGAAATCATGACAATTTCACCAGAAATCTTCAGGTTCCGCATGTTGAGGTAAATGGAAAAACACTTGGTGTTATAGGTGCAGGACACATTGGCAGGAAGGTTATCCAGATCGCACAGGCTTTGGATATGAACATACTTGTATATACCAGGACACCGAGAGCGGATGAGAAGGGGATCCGCTATGTATCGCTTGAGGAATTACTCGAGAATAGTGATTATGTTTCCATGCACTGTCCATTGACGGAAAGTACAAAACATATGATAAACAA
The Roseburia rectibacter DNA segment above includes these coding regions:
- a CDS encoding ABC transporter ATP-binding protein; translation: MTVNENSKPLLTVKGLKQYFKVSNTYTVHAVENVSFQIYPGETYGLVGESGSGKSTIGRSIIRLYDPTAGEINFNGMDISGKINKANSQALRTQMQMIFQDPMASLNPRKKVRDIIGEGLDIHHMYKTRAEREEKIKNILAKVGLAPEHAGRYPHQFSGGQRQRVGIARALIMNPKLIIADECISALDVSIQAQVVNLMKDIQQETGTAYLFIAHDLSMVKYISDRIGVLHLGHLLETGTTEEIFENPIHPYTKSLLSAIPAPNPVVEKNRVALSYDYKTSGIDYNKGTDHLVSGTHYVKCTDEEFKKWTE
- a CDS encoding DUF4317 family protein, with protein sequence MINRDDMLELTRRMTPARASIDRIAGAYFDEEGYVDGTFNTHFLKLSASERAKNLELAKTVLISKTNEQIKEYRIPDEKRKPGSIWQLFEGIKETGFLYPAFKDHSTDWSSSHSTIDTVCLCLGFSEDVLRLLVLQNVQHVFLTFENLHDLL
- a CDS encoding methyl-accepting chemotaxis protein — translated: MLSQKSTMKNKLENMRLKERINYGYRKVIIMMLISGLFSIVVIGVLFANMLHYIDDVNAADQAVKICRINVNASARNIREMALNNDTSAYDSYEQTVKKQLTEVDSQLEILKKTKVLPDEEYNEYASALSDWGNIGYSIIEEIKNGEKEKAIDEIFNSCTPALNKLVEIAIRLDEITDEVSEQSARTTIIFAVAGIVCIIICLVYACTLAKVTSKKVLETILDPLRAVEDVAKELTEGNLHSTLEYHSEDEIGRLAHSMRKSIRILGTYVDDIDRAMKLFSEGNFDVQPEVEWKGDFVGILNSFMSFEKSMAETIKGIKNVSSEVSSAADQVASSSNDLADGATNQAAVVEELTATVAGVSEQVEKNSQSAKAISGRVDELGNAISDSNGKMHEMVASMHEINEASKEIDKIIATINEIASQTNLLALNASIEAARAGEAGKGFAVVANQVNLLAEQSAQAAKESASLIETSVNAVEKGMIIAEETAAQLEEVAENSKQITEEVTHIADTLETQTTEIQQINEGIEQINDVVQTNSATSEECAAASQEMSSEAESLQGMIQKFKVPEIENLTE
- the rhuM gene encoding RhuM family protein; amino-acid sequence: MFAECSIDYDRDSDTAYHFYATIQNKFHYAITGKTAAEIVYNQADHTKENMGLRELKLKEKP
- a CDS encoding NAD(P)-dependent oxidoreductase: MGFKTAKLFLAFGAKVLAYARHEREKVKELGIKYVDLDTLLSESDIISVHTPANAETNGLISAEKIAKMKPSAILINCARGPIVDNQALAKALNEDKLAGIIRADGSPKSIV
- a CDS encoding alanine/glycine:cation symporter family protein yields the protein MIVSVIEKVYAFLWGDLITIPLPQESSIGISLLVILLIPTGIYFTIRTRFLPVRLFPDMIKALMAKKENKDSLSTFQTLIVSTATRVGMGNLVGVVAAISAGGAGAVFWMWVTALIGSSTAFVEGTLAQLHKEKDPLYGGYRGGPAYYIHHFCEEKLKKKKKHVLIAVLFAISGLICWCGISQVISNSVASSFENAFGIPPLYTTIVLVAIAAVIVLRKNATVKVLDVVVPVMAVCYFVITIFIILKNIGSIPAVFGRIFEEAFGLRQAVSGGFGAVLMNGVKRGLFSNEAGSGSAPCAAAAAECETPVSAGLTQALGVFIDTIVICSCTAMIMLTAPENVVAGKEGMDLLQSAMRYHLGEFGVIFIAVTLFLFSFSTFLGILFYARSNVAYLFGDKWIWQTLYKILALVMLFIGGIAAYTFVWDLGDVGIGLMTIFNTGILYLLGGQALAALKEFESSK
- a CDS encoding ABC transporter ATP-binding protein, which produces MSETKEQILKIRDLDITFQTTAGSVHAIRGVNIDLMKGETVAIVGESGSGKSVTMKAAMGILASNAKVTGGTIEFSYHHADGTPQTVDILTKDKKWIRRHINGKRIAMVFQDPMTSLDPTMTIGKQIMEGMIWHFKTPKKEAWDKAVELLKEVGIEDAEKRMKNYPHQLSGGMRQRVVIAIALACNPDLLICDEPTTALDVTIQAKIIELIRRVQKERGISVIYITHDLGVVAKVADYVNVMYAGKIVEKGTINEIFYDPKHPYTWGLLSAMPDLDTADERLYTIPGSPPNLLNEKPGDAFAPRNQFALEIDDKAEPPMFQITDTHYAATWLLDPRAPKAEMPLELKERIARMKKEAKIDDGE
- a CDS encoding Fic family protein yields the protein MIHVTLTNNILKRISQIDKNKFSMGNVHIPSITANKLRKNSKKKSSYASNKIEGNPLTEGQADAAIESDPHRHFLKPEQEVRNYFMALCLLEKKVKDKVPFSKELILEIQALVEKGASKEKIGLRGAMPPGFLFAVYDSETGNADYIPPEYIDIPELLDELVNYVNTTDDHPLIVAAVVHYQLVTIHPFEDGNGRTARLMSGYILDLNGYGFYGIGSLEEYFAYDAEEYYRSLQMGLPALYYSGRDNPPHPEIWVDYFLRMMELYSAKVCELSRESSEEDLLVGLSYLNAKEKELLVFLIKKHLYEFAPIDVSKLVGVTSKTIINRCAKLSANGFLVPVIVKERIRSYRLSDFTRMNEKKILNQLK
- a CDS encoding sodium-dependent transporter; translated protein: MKRESFKSRLGFLLVSAGCAIGIGNVWRFPYVAGQNGGGIFVLFYLIFLIAMGLPVLTMELAVGRASRKSAVLGYKALEKEGSKWHIHGWIAMFGCYMLMMYYTTVSGWMVSYFFKFLKGEFLTGMTADDTAAAFGNLLADPLQMAFWMILTVVLGFFVCSRGLQNGLEKISKFMMSALLILIVVLAVHSITLQGAAEGVKFYLVPDLDTVAETGLKNVITAAMNQAFFTLSLGVAAMEIFGSYMGKEHSLAGEGAQICGLDTFVAIMSGLIIFPACFSYGVEVDAGPSLIFITLPNVFVNMAGGRIWGCLFFLFMTFASFSTVMAVFENIMSFCMDMFQWSRKKAAFINAVIILIASIPCVLGYNVWSSLHLIGSRNVLDSEDFIVSNLLLPIGSLIYLLFSVTKWGWGFDKYIDEANTGEGLKIPKKLKPYFQFILPLLILFILIQGLV
- a CDS encoding Lrp/AsnC family transcriptional regulator produces the protein MYLNGLDELDQKIIQLLIENARISYSDIGKETGISRVAIKARIQALEKKGIIEEYTTIINPQKISGAVSCYFEIETKPDHLSQVTDILHNNDTVTQIYRVTGRDKLHVHAVASSSDEMERFLHTVIDTLPGVISCSCNTILSRIKDIKGLRL